The following are from one region of the Tenacibaculum dicentrarchi genome:
- the rpsI gene encoding 30S ribosomal protein S9, which translates to METVHKIGRRKTAVARVYLSEGKGNITVNKKEYKNYFTTGTLQYKIQQPLMLTENLESYDIKVNVYGGGITGQAEAIRLAITRALVAINEEHKAVLKPEGLLTRDPRMVERKKFGQKKARKKFQFSKR; encoded by the coding sequence ATGGAAACTGTACACAAAATAGGTAGAAGAAAAACAGCTGTTGCTCGTGTTTATCTTTCAGAAGGTAAAGGAAACATTACTGTAAATAAAAAGGAGTATAAAAACTACTTTACAACAGGAACTTTACAATACAAAATCCAACAACCTTTAATGTTAACTGAGAACTTAGAGTCTTATGACATTAAAGTTAATGTTTACGGAGGTGGTATTACAGGTCAAGCAGAAGCAATTCGTTTAGCAATTACTAGAGCATTAGTAGCTATTAACGAAGAGCACAAAGCAGTATTAAAACCAGAAGGTTTATTAACTCGTGACCCTAGAATGGTTGAACGTAAGAAATTCGGTCAGAAGAAAGCACGTAAGAAATTCCAGTTCTCTAAGCGTTAA
- the tsf gene encoding translation elongation factor Ts translates to MSVKISAADVKKLRESTGAGMMDCKNALVEAEGNFDKAVEVLRKKGQKIAAKRADRDSTEGVAITKISDDNTYGVAIVLACETDFVSKNDSFKDLASQFVDIAFTVNTKEEFLAADFGGVTVAEKLIEQTGVIGEKIDITSFERLEAPYVGSYTHIGKIAAMVGLSAPADNAAVLAKDLAMQAASMGAISLSYKGFEAAYVEAETEARIAAIAKDNIELGRLGKTLKNVPQYVSRLQLTDAALAQAEQDAKEQLKSEGKPEQIWDKILPGKMERFISDNTTLDQEQCLLDQKFIKDEKKTVAEYVSSFGDVEVKNFVRVTLG, encoded by the coding sequence ATGTCAGTAAAAATTAGCGCTGCAGACGTAAAAAAATTAAGAGAAAGTACCGGAGCTGGTATGATGGATTGTAAAAATGCATTAGTAGAAGCAGAAGGAAACTTTGATAAAGCTGTTGAAGTTTTACGTAAAAAAGGACAAAAAATCGCTGCTAAAAGAGCCGATAGAGATTCTACCGAAGGTGTAGCCATTACTAAAATTAGTGATGACAATACTTACGGTGTTGCTATTGTATTAGCATGTGAAACAGATTTCGTTTCGAAAAATGATTCTTTTAAAGATTTAGCTTCGCAATTTGTTGATATCGCTTTTACGGTAAATACTAAAGAAGAATTTTTAGCTGCTGATTTTGGTGGGGTAACTGTTGCTGAAAAATTAATCGAACAAACAGGTGTTATCGGTGAAAAAATCGATATTACTTCTTTTGAAAGATTAGAAGCGCCATACGTAGGTTCTTATACTCATATTGGTAAAATTGCTGCTATGGTTGGTTTATCTGCTCCTGCAGATAATGCTGCTGTTTTAGCAAAAGATTTAGCAATGCAAGCTGCATCAATGGGAGCAATTTCTTTATCTTACAAAGGTTTTGAAGCTGCTTATGTAGAGGCTGAAACTGAAGCAAGAATTGCTGCTATTGCTAAAGATAATATTGAATTAGGGCGTTTAGGTAAAACTTTAAAGAACGTTCCTCAATATGTTTCTAGATTACAATTAACTGATGCTGCCTTAGCACAAGCTGAGCAAGATGCTAAAGAACAATTGAAATCAGAAGGGAAACCAGAACAAATTTGGGATAAAATTTTACCAGGAAAAATGGAAAGATTTATTTCAGATAACACAACTTTAGATCAAGAACAATGTTTATTAGATCAGAAGTTTATTAAAGACGAAAAGAAAACTGTTGCAGAATATGTTTCTTCTTTTGGTGACGTAGAAGTTAAAAACTTCGTAAGAGTTACTTTAGGATAA
- the rpsB gene encoding 30S ribosomal protein S2: MANIQELLESGVHFGHLTRKWNPNMAPYIYTERNGVHIIDLYKTSAKIDEAAAALQKIANSGRKILFVATKKQAKDIVAERATNINMPFITERWPGGMLTNFVTIRKAVKKMATIDRMKQDGSFDALSKREKLQINRQRAKLEKNLGSISDMTRLPAAVFVIDVKKEHIAIAEAQKLNIPIFALVDTNSDPRPVDFVIPANDDASKSIDKVLSYVTDAIAEGLSERKADKEKVAAPAKEEAKAVKVTPEAPATEETK, from the coding sequence ATGGCAAATATTCAAGAATTATTAGAAAGCGGCGTACACTTCGGTCACTTAACTAGAAAATGGAACCCAAACATGGCTCCATATATTTATACAGAACGTAACGGTGTTCACATCATCGATTTGTATAAAACATCAGCTAAAATTGATGAAGCTGCTGCAGCTTTACAAAAAATAGCAAACTCTGGACGTAAAATATTATTCGTTGCAACTAAAAAGCAAGCGAAAGATATTGTAGCTGAAAGAGCAACAAACATTAACATGCCTTTTATTACTGAGCGTTGGCCAGGTGGTATGTTAACAAACTTCGTAACTATTCGTAAAGCTGTTAAAAAAATGGCTACTATTGATAGAATGAAGCAAGATGGTTCTTTTGATGCTTTATCTAAAAGAGAAAAGTTACAAATTAACCGTCAGAGAGCTAAATTAGAAAAGAATTTAGGTTCTATTTCTGATATGACTCGTTTACCTGCAGCTGTATTTGTAATTGATGTTAAAAAAGAACACATTGCAATTGCTGAAGCTCAAAAATTAAACATTCCAATTTTTGCATTAGTTGATACAAACTCTGATCCAAGACCAGTTGATTTTGTAATTCCTGCAAATGACGATGCTTCTAAATCTATCGATAAAGTTTTATCTTATGTAACTGATGCTATTGCTGAAGGTTTATCAGAAAGAAAAGCTGATAAAGAAAAAGTAGCTGCTCCAGCTAAAGAAGAAGCAAAAGCTGTAAAAGTAACTCCTGAAGCTCCAGCTACAGAAGAAACTAAATAA
- the rplM gene encoding 50S ribosomal protein L13 has translation MNTLSYKTVSANKNTVNKEWVLVDADGQTLGRLASKVAMLIRGKYKPNYTPHVDCGDNVVIINAEKIVLTGKKWTDKSYIRHTGYPGGQRSLTATEMFEKDPTRLIEKAVKGMLPKNKLGSALYKNLYAYAGTEHQQTAQNPKAINLNDLK, from the coding sequence ATGAACACATTAAGTTACAAAACAGTATCAGCAAACAAAAACACTGTTAACAAAGAGTGGGTTTTAGTTGATGCGGACGGGCAAACGTTGGGTCGTCTAGCTTCTAAAGTAGCAATGCTAATTAGAGGTAAGTACAAACCAAATTATACTCCTCACGTAGATTGTGGAGATAACGTGGTTATTATCAACGCAGAAAAAATTGTTTTAACTGGTAAGAAATGGACTGATAAATCTTATATCCGTCACACAGGTTATCCAGGTGGACAAAGATCATTAACTGCTACTGAAATGTTCGAAAAAGATCCTACAAGATTAATCGAAAAAGCAGTAAAAGGAATGTTACCTAAAAATAAATTAGGAAGCGCTTTATACAAAAACTTGTATGCTTATGCAGGTACTGAGCACCAACAAACAGCTCAAAACCCAAAAGCTATTAACCTTAACGATCTTAAATAA